A region from the Musa acuminata AAA Group cultivar baxijiao chromosome BXJ1-10, Cavendish_Baxijiao_AAA, whole genome shotgun sequence genome encodes:
- the LOC104000409 gene encoding transcription factor HHO2 isoform X2 translates to MGPSVAGIGLDLNLCAMTTVGGFLEEAAAAVESVDSKVAKLEESVRSLEEERRKIEAFKRELPLCMLLITDVIEGLKKELERCRGERFAHACEEHNSINSKCGEEGGVKLESESKNKISWMSSAQLWTTVNNNKDDYSITEERNAKAARREEESLFSESKSRRPVGAFVPFKGMSPFVMNSKEEVKPRVMLPDLPLQSPAGVGGAAASALAMAGTCLSLQVQQQQQQQPPRKARRCWSPELHRRFVLALEQLGGAQVATPKQIRELMQVDGLTNDEVKSHLQKYRLHARKMPNSSPIVDQPVVVLRGLWVPPENYTTSPQQSVSLSGSPQSPLQLAGSNLAVSATAGDSCEEDGRSECCNWTWGEVSAEHI, encoded by the exons ATGGGACCGTCGGTGGCGGGTATCGGGCTGGACCTGAATCTCTGCGCCATGACAACCGTCGGCGGCTTCCTCGAGGAGGCGGCGGCCGCGGTCGAGAGCGTAGACAGCAAGGTCGCGAAACTGGAGGAGTCCGTGAGAAGtctagaagaggagaggagaaagatCGAGGCTTTCAAGCGCGAGCTCCCTCTCTGTATGCTTCTCATCACTGATG TAATAGAGGGGTTGAAGAAGGAGCTTGAGAGGTGCCGAGGCGAGAGATTCGCTCATGCCTGCGAAGAGCACAATTCCATTAACAGTAAGTGCGGTGAGGAGGGAGGGGTGAAGCTGGAATCAGAGAGCAAGAACAAGATCAGCTGGATGAGTTCCGCACAGCTGTGGACTACAGTGAATAACAATAAGGATGATTATAGCATCACAGAAGAG AGAAATGCAAAAGCCGCTCGCCGTGAGGAGGAGAGCTTGTTCTCAGAATCCAAAAGCCGGAGGCCGGTGGGCGCATTCGTGCCGTTTAAAGGCATGTCTCCGTTTGTGATGAACTCTAAGGAGGAGGTGAAGCCGAGAGTGATGTTGCCTGACCTCCCTCTGCAGTCACCTGCG GGAGTTGGTGGAGCTGCGGCATCGGCCCTGGCGATGGCAGGCACCTGCCTTAGCTTGCaggtgcagcagcagcagcagcagcagccaccaAGAAAAGCAAGGCGTTGCTGGTCGCCAGAGCTGCATCGCCGGTTTGTCCTTGCTCTCGAACAACTCGGTGGTGCTCAAG TGgctactccaaaacaaatcagggAACTGATGCAGGTGGATGGCCTCACCAATGATGAAGTGAAGAGCCACCTGCAG AAATATCGGTTGCATGCGCGAAAAATGCCTAATTCTTCACCTATTGTTGATCAACCAGTTGTGGTTTTAAGAGGACTGTGGGTTCCTCCAGAGAATTACACTACTTCACCACAGCAGAGTGTTTCACTTTCTGGCTCTCCTCAAAGCCCTCTTCAGCTAGCTGGATCTAATCTAGCAGTATCTGCTACTGCTGGAGATAGCTGTGAAGAAGATGGGAGGTCAGAGTGCTGTAACTGGACATGGGGGGAAGTGTCTGCTGAACATATTTAG
- the LOC104000409 gene encoding transcription factor HHO2 isoform X1 has product MGPSVAGIGLDLNLCAMTTVGGFLEEAAAAVESVDSKVAKLEESVRSLEEERRKIEAFKRELPLCMLLITDVIEGLKKELERCRGERFAHACEEHNSINSKCGEEGGVKLESESKNKISWMSSAQLWTTVNNNKDDYSITEERNAKAARREEESLFSESKSRRPVGAFVPFKGMSPFVMNSKEEVKPRVMLPDLPLQSPAVRNAFCPISAAAEDHSLSLSGSQGVGGAAASALAMAGTCLSLQVQQQQQQQPPRKARRCWSPELHRRFVLALEQLGGAQVATPKQIRELMQVDGLTNDEVKSHLQKYRLHARKMPNSSPIVDQPVVVLRGLWVPPENYTTSPQQSVSLSGSPQSPLQLAGSNLAVSATAGDSCEEDGRSECCNWTWGEVSAEHI; this is encoded by the exons ATGGGACCGTCGGTGGCGGGTATCGGGCTGGACCTGAATCTCTGCGCCATGACAACCGTCGGCGGCTTCCTCGAGGAGGCGGCGGCCGCGGTCGAGAGCGTAGACAGCAAGGTCGCGAAACTGGAGGAGTCCGTGAGAAGtctagaagaggagaggagaaagatCGAGGCTTTCAAGCGCGAGCTCCCTCTCTGTATGCTTCTCATCACTGATG TAATAGAGGGGTTGAAGAAGGAGCTTGAGAGGTGCCGAGGCGAGAGATTCGCTCATGCCTGCGAAGAGCACAATTCCATTAACAGTAAGTGCGGTGAGGAGGGAGGGGTGAAGCTGGAATCAGAGAGCAAGAACAAGATCAGCTGGATGAGTTCCGCACAGCTGTGGACTACAGTGAATAACAATAAGGATGATTATAGCATCACAGAAGAG AGAAATGCAAAAGCCGCTCGCCGTGAGGAGGAGAGCTTGTTCTCAGAATCCAAAAGCCGGAGGCCGGTGGGCGCATTCGTGCCGTTTAAAGGCATGTCTCCGTTTGTGATGAACTCTAAGGAGGAGGTGAAGCCGAGAGTGATGTTGCCTGACCTCCCTCTGCAGTCACCTGCGGTCAGAAACGCCTTTTGCCCTATTTCTGCCGCCGCGGAGGACCATTCTCTCAGTCTCTCGGGTTCTCAGGGAGTTGGTGGAGCTGCGGCATCGGCCCTGGCGATGGCAGGCACCTGCCTTAGCTTGCaggtgcagcagcagcagcagcagcagccaccaAGAAAAGCAAGGCGTTGCTGGTCGCCAGAGCTGCATCGCCGGTTTGTCCTTGCTCTCGAACAACTCGGTGGTGCTCAAG TGgctactccaaaacaaatcagggAACTGATGCAGGTGGATGGCCTCACCAATGATGAAGTGAAGAGCCACCTGCAG AAATATCGGTTGCATGCGCGAAAAATGCCTAATTCTTCACCTATTGTTGATCAACCAGTTGTGGTTTTAAGAGGACTGTGGGTTCCTCCAGAGAATTACACTACTTCACCACAGCAGAGTGTTTCACTTTCTGGCTCTCCTCAAAGCCCTCTTCAGCTAGCTGGATCTAATCTAGCAGTATCTGCTACTGCTGGAGATAGCTGTGAAGAAGATGGGAGGTCAGAGTGCTGTAACTGGACATGGGGGGAAGTGTCTGCTGAACATATTTAG